From one Triticum urartu cultivar G1812 chromosome 3, Tu2.1, whole genome shotgun sequence genomic stretch:
- the LOC125547291 gene encoding protein BOBBER 1-like, which yields MAIISEDIMQEDEASPPQQQQAAAAKKNKKNETNPKANPSAQPTGRRPVLAAKKDNSTEMEKVKEESKARQPNAGNGLDLDKYSWSQQLPEVNLSIPVPEGTKARFVLCEIKKDHLKVGLKGQPPIIDGDLHKPVKVEDCFWSIEDGRSLSILLTKSEWWKSLIKGDPEIDTQRAKPESSRLSDLDPETRQTVEKMMFDQRQKQMGLPTSEEMQNQDMLKKLKSQYPDMDFSGMKMPC from the exons ATGGCGATCATCTCCGAGGACATCATGCAGGAGGATGAGGCGTCGCCACCCCAGCAGCAGCAGGCAGCGGCCGCCAAGAAGAATAAAAAAAATGAAACCAACCCAAAAGCTAACCCTT CTGCCCAGCCAACGGGTCGACGCCCCGTCCTCGCCGCCAAGAAGGATAACAGCACGGAGATGGAGAAGGTGAAGGAGGAGAGCAAAGCGAGACAACCAAACGCTGGCAACGGCCTTGACCTGGACAAGTACTCGTGGTCGCAGCAGCTACCGGAGGTGAACCTCTCCATCCCCGTCCCCGAAGGAACCAAGGCGAGGTTCGTCCTATGCGAGATCAAGAAGGACCATCTCAAGGTCGGGCTCAAGGGCCAGCCTCCCATCATCGACGGCGACCTCCACAAACCGGTCAAGGTCGAGGACTGCTTCTGGAGCATCGAGGACGGGAGGTCGCTGTCCATACTGCTCACGAAGAGCGAGTGGTGGAAATCCCTAATCAAGGGCGATCCGGAGATCGACACCCAGCGTGCCAAACCAGAGAGCAGCAGGCTCTCGGATCTGGACCCCGAGACGAGGCAGACCGTGGAGAAGATGATGTTCGACCAGCGCCAGAAGCAGATGGGCCTGCCCACCAGCGAGGAGATGCAGAACCAGGACATGCTCAAGAAACTCAAGTCCCAGTACCCGGACATGGACTTCTCCGGGATGAAGATGCCTTGTTGA